In Bacillota bacterium, the following are encoded in one genomic region:
- a CDS encoding GntR family transcriptional regulator, whose translation MVWLKIDPHSPVPIYLQLVEEVKKAVAYGALTAGDQLPSVRELSVQLTLNPNTVARAYQELERLGVVVTQRGRGTFVAPEAADQARQEQKRRVAQLVRRLVEESRCLGLGDEELRRLVEMELTAQRPPREVPGDGRQAEGLAGKQPGGDGA comes from the coding sequence GTGGTCTGGTTGAAGATCGACCCCCACAGCCCCGTACCCATCTACCTGCAACTGGTCGAAGAGGTCAAGAAGGCAGTCGCTTACGGCGCCTTGACTGCTGGGGACCAGTTGCCCTCGGTGCGGGAACTGTCGGTCCAGCTCACCCTCAACCCCAATACGGTGGCGCGCGCCTACCAGGAACTCGAGCGCCTGGGGGTAGTGGTCACCCAGCGGGGACGGGGGACTTTTGTGGCCCCCGAGGCTGCAGATCAGGCGCGTCAGGAACAGAAGAGGCGGGTTGCCCAGCTCGTCCGCAGGCTGGTGGAGGAATCTCGCTGCCTGGGGCTGGGGGATGAGGAGTTGCGTCGCCTGGTAGAGATGGAGCTGACGGCACAGCGGCCCCCGCGGGAGGTGCCCGGGGATGGGCGTCAGGCAGAAGGCCTCGCCGGCAAGCAGCCAGGAGGTGACGGCGCGTGA